A genomic window from Pagrus major chromosome 23, Pma_NU_1.0 includes:
- the cyb561 gene encoding transmembrane ascorbate-dependent reductase CYB561: MDESAPLAGCSAFAWLVGASQLLGVTSVVLTGVWMGHYRGGFAWDGSSQEFNLHPLCMVLGLVFLQGDAILVYRVFRNEPKRNVKVLHGIIHLLALIISIIGIVAVFDFHRAAKIPDMYSLHSWCGMATIILFCIQWVMGLLFFLFPVASSWLRASYLPVHVFCGLVLLVMAIGSCLLGMTEKLLFSIMEPYSLFTPEGVLANVLGILLVCFGVVLGYLITREEYRRPPNPEEESLSVHFKTLTEGGSPTGP, from the exons ATGGATGAGTCTGCTCCACTTGCCGGTTGCTCTGCGTTTGCGTGGCTGGTGGGAGCGTCACAGCTGCTGGGCGTGACGTCTGTGGTGCTGACCGGTGTGTGGATGGGTCACTACCGCGGGGGCTTCGCCTGGGACGGCTCATCGCAAGAGTTTAACCTGCACCCTCTGTGCATGGTGCTGGGGCTGGTCTTCTTACAGGGCGATG CCATCCTGGTCTACAGAGTATTTCGAAATGAGCCAAAGAGGAACGTGAAGGTGCTTCACGGCATCATTCACCTGCTCGCcctcatcatcagcatcatag gtaTTGTAGCTGTGTTTGACTTTCACAGAGCAGCGAAGATTCCAGACATGTACTCTCTACACAGCTGGTGTGGCATGGCTACCATAATCCTATTCTGcatacag TGGGTGATGGGGTTGCtgttcttcctgtttcctgttgcaTCATCATGGCTACGAGCCTCGTACCTCCCCGTCCACGTGTTCTGCGGCCTGGTTCTGCTGGTTATGGCCATAGGGAGCTGCCTGCTCGGCATGACGGAGAAACTCCTCTTCAGCATCAT GGAACCCTACTCTCTGTTCACACCTGAGGGGGTGCTGGCCAACGTCTTGGGGATCCTGCTGGTGTGTTTCGGGGTCGTGCTGGGCTACTTGATCACCAGGGAGGAGTACAGACGTCCTCCAAATCCAGAGGAAGagtctctgtctgtccacttTAAGACTCTGACTGAGGGGGGGTCACCCACTGGGCCCTGA
- the tanc2a gene encoding protein TANC2, protein MFRNSLKMLLGGKSRKNNSGGSSIESDGSEVRMMEGFTRSLPSSPLLNLRLGKRTAEEEELGPPPSVDEAADALMTRLGFLLGEKVADGEPGSPYHAQDDGQRISPSSSLASSGTSPCSTLPPPAGGEGNNNNKHASSNYASVTSPTSTLESRDSGIIATLTSYSAESAAERDDSAKYPSDSYHGSNQNLWQQAGRPVVASTSSSCVIAEGTVNDGFLYRVEDNMAASTYSLNKLHPDRATGSVYSLGSTHSIPLYLMPRPNSVAATSSAHLEDLAYLDEQQRHVPSRTSLRMPRQNSGSRSQQDHRVRFTPSLNLKPLHFEVPGLSSDWLFTGREWLFQEVDACLRRGDASTCRGVVIVGNMGFGKTAIIARLVALSCHGNRMWPTAGSTQTVPQHVEAVSFSHDSLGRGGGGDEGGGRGSCPGTPEMRRRQEEALKRLAGQVVSYHFCQADNCHSCLVPEFIHNMAAMLCNAPKLLAYRELLHRSPQLQSTLSMRSCIQDPSAALERGILEPLDALYRERKLHVEGAGLIVLIDGLNEAEFHRPDYGDTLTSFLSRNIQKFPSWLKVITTVRTSQQDITDSLPFHRISLDKMEENNAIDQDLQGYLMQRIHSSAEIQSNVSLSNGRLDNTALAKLISHLKSLSKGSYLYLKLTLDLIEGGSLVLKSSSFKVVPVSLAEVYLLQLNMRFPTQSSFQRVLPLLNVTVASLHPLTDQQLFETVNACALSGGALQWAEFAHRLEQLSSFLLRRNDGSRMLNHASFREWLMWREEGQDDRFLCDPRSGHTLLAFWLCRQEGKLNRQQTLELGHHILKAHIYKGLSRKLGVSSSVLQGLWLSYSTESLSPAVSSLRNLYTPNIKVSRLLIMGGADVNHRSDVLSNAPLLCVHAHLGHSDAVALLLDHGAQVDAKSQDGLTALGFAAAAGHLDIVTMLCQHKAKAGHVDSSGRCVLVHAAQQGHLEVLRFLLKHAIWSCTSCCGQRGASRCQAVQQAVIAAASMGHTEMVSYLLDLPEEDEKDEERPEINTPDSLWGETALTAAAGSGQLAVCRLLLDQGAAVDQGNRQGVAPLFSAVRRDHWKVVELLLNHGVEVNMVDQQGRTAVMTAASEGHLTTGQLLLDHGASLDQTDREGLTALSWACLKGKLQLVRELVERGAATTHADRSGRTPLDLAAFCGDPEVVQFLVDHGASVEHVDCSGMRPLDRAVGCRNTSAVIALLKKGAKIGPATWAMATSKPDILMVLLSKLMQEGDRLYKQGKAREAAHSYQSALQKFPGDELKTFKQLRVCVLLNLSRCHRKMHDFGLAEEFATKALELKAKSYEAFYARARAKRSRRQFHAALEDLIEASRLCPSNREIQRLLSRVKEECRQVAQQHSPPPSSHHVYQQNVAMTINEMRCRDSGCLQLLDREGLTEEEEEEEEEEEESYREGDALPHSSSFHPPPVVQSLDCSPGVPSPSSLSPTRLYCHLPSPTHSPCSTSPCHSAPHPSSSNRHFSPPPSPMQHQQRGSPLSESTPALSGNEGLHRHPQSISALHHSNQNQGVQQQRFLPNQRSFQRPNPVQGQWLQPAKVEVVRTSQPSSSAHSGMILGSSAYSQFRQLPQELAELGEGIYPSPIDIRPSLQIQAGLSSGASYPLDDVDVDHKQMQARTASAYGREEGGEMAGINRFGQARQLSRNQSKAAYYPMEVTETSMGPPDSLLSSHQYHHQGGLRRPLSAHPAASSAPPRPLVHSQSISVRFSTSSGSLAGGQSVNHGPGFRTSASAQQMDLQSDLVSVGEVTGYHDDFFLISPQSEMSMVGGGTYPGEAGRSSRNTPFMGIIDRTARVHQQYQQQAPSSSASCLSPSRSWAVSSVDTVVTSPSKTPTNQGLGQLQPSSIAYHNRSNNNAHNGHLLHDNQLDYYEVLQGSGTQKEGSAKVVSQNPSFLDVKLARTLPVIHSCSDRPSDRKTGPTSPVKPKRPFVESNV, encoded by the exons ctgaggaggaggagttagGACCCCCTCCCTCAGTCGACGAGGCAGCTGACGCTCTGATGACCAGGCTGGGTTTCCTGCTCGGAGAAAAGGTAGCCGATGGAGAGCCAGGCTCACCTTATCACGCCCAGGATGATGGACAG AGGATCTCCCCTTCCTCCAGTTTGGCCAGTAGCGGCACCTCCCCCTGCTCCACACTGCCGCCTCCTGCTGGTGGGGagggcaacaacaacaacaagcacgCCTCCTCAAACTATGCCTCCGTCACGTCCCCCACTTCGACACTGGAGAGCAGAGACAGCGGCATCATAG CCACGTTGACCAGCTATTCTGCCGAGTCAGCAGCAGAGCGAGACGATAGCGCCAAGTATCCCAGTGATAGTTACCATGGCAGCAACCAGAACCTCTGGCAGCAGGCGGGCCGGCCGGTGGTGGCTTCCACCTCCTCTTCATGTGTGATCGCTGAAGGAACAGTGAATGACGGCTTCCTGTACAGGGTGGAGGACAACATGGCCGCCTCCACTTACAGCCTCAACAAGCTCCACCCAGATAGAGCGACTGGTTCCGTCTACTCATTAGGCTCCACCCACTCCATCCCTCTCTACCTCATGCCGCGCCCCAATTCAGTTGCTG CCACTAGTTCTGCCCACCTTGAGGATCTAGCCTACctggatgagcagcagagacacGTCCCTTCAAGGACGTCCCTCAGAATGCCCAGACAGAATTCTGGGAGTCGTAGTCAACAGGACCACAGag tTCGTTTCACTCCCTCTCTCAACCTGAAGCCCCTCCACTTTGAGGTTCCCGGTCTctcgtctgattggctgttcaccGGCAGGGAGTGGCTCTTCCAGGAGGTGGACGCGTGTCTCCGCAGAGGCGACGCATCAACTTGTCGGGGCGTGGTGATCGTGGGCAACATGGGCTTCGGCAAAACGGCCATCATCGCCCGTCTGGTGGcgctcagttgtcatggaaaccGCATGTGGCCAACCGCTGGCAGCACTCAGACCGTACCTCAAC ATGTAGAGGCTGTTTCTTTCTCCCATGATTCCctgggaagaggaggagggggcgaTGAAGGAGGCGGGAGGGGAAGCTGTCCAGGGACTCCTgagatgaggaggagacaggaggaggcgTTGAAGAGGCTTGCAGGACAG GTAGTCTCATATCACTTTTGTCAGGCTGATAACTGTCACAGCTGTCTGGTTCCGGAGTTCATCCACAACATGGCGGCAATGCTATGTAACGCCCCAAAGCTGCTGGCCTATCGGGAGCTGCTGCACCGCTCACCACAGCTACAGAGCACGCTTAGCATGCGCTCCTGCATCCAGGATCCAAGCGCTGCCCTCGAGAGAGGAATACTGGAACCACTAGACGCTCTCTACAGAG AGAGGAAGTTGCACgtggagggggcggggcttatTGTATTGATCGATGGGCTGAACGAGGCAGAGTTCCACCGGCCGGACTACGGAGACACACTGACTTCCTTCCTATCCAGAAACATCCAGAAATTCCCTTCCTGGTTGAAGGTCATCACTACTGTCAGGACCAGTCAgcag GACATCACAGATTCTTTACCTTTTCATCGCATCTCTCTAGACAAGATGGAAGAGAACAATGCCATAGACCAGGACCTGCAG gGTTACTTGATGCAGCGTATACACAGCAGCGCTGAGATCCAGAGCAACGTGTCACTGAGCAACGGGCGCCTTGACAACACAGCACTGGCCAAGCTGATCAGCCACCTAAAGAGCCTGAGCAAGGGCTCGTACCTCTACCTGAAACTGACCCTGGACCTGATAGAGGGAGGATCCCTGGTCCTAAAGAGCTCCAGCTTCAAG gttgTTCCTGTGAGTCTCGCAGAGGTCTACCTGCTGCAGCTCAACATGCGGTTTCCCACCCAGTCTTCTTTTCAGAGAGTTCTGCCGTTGCTCAACGTCACTGTGGCGTCACTGCACCCACTGACCGACCAGCAG ctgttTGAGACGGTGAATGCCTGCGCTCTGAGCGGTGGAGCGCTGCAGTGGGCGGAGTTTGCGCACCGTCTGGAGCAGCTCTCCTCGTTCCTGCTGCGGCGGAACGACGGCAGCAGGATGTTAAACCACGCCTCCTTCAGGGAGTGGCTGatgtggagggaggagggtcaGGACGACAGGTTCCTCTGCGACCCCAG GAGCGGTCACACTCTTCTGGCCTTCTGGCTCTGCAGACAGGAAGGGAAGTTGAACCGACAGCAGACGCTGGAGCTGGGACATCACATTCTGAAGGCTCACATCTACAAG GGTCTGAGTAGGAAGCTCGGGGTTTCCTCCTCCGTCCTGCAGGGCCTGTGGCTGTCCTACAGCACAGAGAGCCTGAGCCCTGCTGTCTCCTCGCTGCGCAACCTGTACACCCCCAACATCAAG GTGAGCAGGCTGTTGATTATGGGTGGAGCTGATGTGAATCACCGTAGTGATGTCCTCAGCAACGCCCCCCTGCTGTGTGTCCACGCTCACCTTGGTCACAGTGATGCTGTGGCGCTGCTGCTTGACCACGGGGCTCAG GTGGATGCTAAGTCACAAGATGGTCTGACTGCACTGGGATtcgctgctgcagctggacacCTGGACATCGTCACCATGCTGTGTCAGCACAAAGCTAAG GCGGGTCATGTGGACAGCTCAGGTcggtgtgtgttggtgcatgCGGCTCAGCAGGGCCACCTCGAGGTGCTGCGCTTCCTGCTGAAGCATGCCATTTGGAGCTGCACTTCCTGCTGCGGCCAAAGGGGGGCGAGCAGGTGCCAGGCGGTGCAGCAGGCTGTGATTGCAGCAGCCAGCATGGGCCACACAGAA atggtGTCATACCTCCTGGATCTtccagaggaagatgagaaagatgaagagagacCTGAGATCAACACACCTGACAGTCTGTGGGGAGAGACGG ctctgacagcagcagcaggaagtggCCAGCTGGCTGTCTGCAGGCTGCTGTTGGACCAGGGGGCTGCTGTGGACCAAGGCAACCGGCAGGGTGTAGCTCCACTCTTCAGTGCTGTGAGACGTGACCACTggaag gtggTGGAGTTGTTACTGAATCACGGGGTAGAGGTAAATATGGTGGACCAGCAGGGTCGaacagcagtgatgacagcagCCTCAGAGGGACATTTGACCACTGGCCAGCTGCTACTGGATCATG gaGCCTCACTTGACCAGACGGACAGGGAAGGGTTAACAGCGCTGAGCTGGGCGTGTCTGAAAGGCAAACTCCAGTTGGTCAGAGAGCTGGTGGAGAGAGGTGCAGCCACAACTCATGCTGACCGCAGTGGACGGACACCTCTGGATCTGGCAGCCTTCTGCGGTGACCCAGAAGTG GTGCAGTTCCTGGTGGATCATGGTGCATCAGTGGAGCATGTGGACTGCAGCGGGATGCGTCCACTGGACAGAGCTGTTGGCTGTAGAAACACTTCAGCCGTCATCGCTCTGCTCAAAAAAGGAGCCAAAATAG gaccAGCGACCTGGGCCATGGCAACCTCTAAACCAGACATCTTAATGGTTCTGCTCAGTAAATTGATGCAAGAGGGAGACAGACTTTacaag CAAGGTAAAGCGAGGGAAGCAGCACATTCCTATCAGTCAGCTCTCCAGAAGTTTCCAGGGGACGAGCTGAAGACGTTCAAACagctgagagtgtgtgtgctgctcaACCTGTCGCGCTGCCACCGGAAGATGCAC GATTTTGGCCTCGCTGAAGAGTTTGCTACCAAGGCGCTAGAGCTGAAAGCTAAATCCTATGAAGCCTTTTATGCCCGGGCCCGTGCCAAACGCAGCCGCAG ACAGTTTCATGCAGCCCTGGAGGACCTGATTGAGGCCAGCCGTCTGTGCCCATCCAACCGTGAGATCCAGCGCCTGCTGTCCCGTGTCAAGGAAGAGTGTCGGCAGGTTGCGCAAcaacactctcctcctccttcatcacACCATgtttatcaacaaaatgtggcCATGACCATCAACGAGATGAGGTGTAGAGATTCAGGTTGTCTGCAATTGCTGGACAGGGAGGGGCttacagaggaagaggaggaagaggaggaggaggaggaggagagttaCAGAGAAGGAGATGCTCTTCCTCACTCTTCCTCCTTCCACCCTCCACCTGTGGTTCAAAGCCTTGACTGCAGCCCTGGGGTGCCGTCGCCCTCTTCCCTGTCCCCAACTCGCCTGTATTGTCACCTCCCTAGCCCCACCCACTCCCCCTGCTCAACTTCTCCCTGTCACTCTGCACCTCATCCATCCTCCTCCAATCGCCATTTCAGCCCTCCACCCTCTCCAATGCAGCATCAGCAGCGAGGTAGCCCCTTGTCAGAAAGTACACCTGCATTGTCAGGGAATGAAGGTCTGCATCGCCATCCACAGTCCATCTCAGCCCTCCACCACTCAAACCAGAACCAAGGAGTGCAGCAACAACGCTTTTTGCCCAACCAGAGATCCTTCCAGAGGCCGAACCCTGTTCAGGGCCAGTGGCTCCAACCAGCCAAAGTCGAGGTTGTCAGAACCAGTCAGCCCAGTTCCTCGGCCCACTCCGGCATGATTTTGGGAAGTTCTGCCTACTCCCAGTTTCGTCAGTTACCCCAAGAGCTGGCCGAGCTGGGGGAAGGCATTTACCCGAGCCCTATAGACATCAGGCCTAGTCTGCAGATCCAGGCTGGTCTGAGTTCTGGAGCTTCATATCCTCTAGATGATGTGGATGTTGATCATAAGCAGATGCAGGCAAGAACTGCATCTGCCTatgggagagaggaaggaggggagatGGCAGGGATAAATCGATTTGGCCAGGCCCGTCAGTTAAGCCGCAACCAATCCAAAGCAGCCTACTACCCCATGGAAGTTACTGAGACGTCAATGGGGCCTCCTGATAGCCTTCTATCATCTCACCAATACCACCATCAGGGAGGACTACGACGGCCCCTCAGTGCCCATCCGGCcgcctcctcagctcctcctaGGCCACTTGTCCACTCCCAAAGTATCAGCGTTCGTTTCTCCACCAGCAGCGGCAGCCTCGCTGGTGGGCAGTCCGTGAATCACGGCCCAGGCTTCAGGACCTCTGCCTCCGCCCAGCAGATGGATTTACAATCAGATCTGGTCTCTGTGGGAGAGGTTACCGGCTACCATGACGATTTTTTTCTGATCTCTCCGCAGTCAGAAATGTCCATGGTTGGAGGTGGGACTTATCCTGGAGAAGCGGGACGTTCATCTAGGAACACTCCTTTTATGGGCATTATCGACAGGACTGCAAGGGTGCACCAGCAGTATCAACAGCAAGCTCCATCAAGTTCTGCATCCTGTCTGAGCCCTTCTCGCTCCTGGGCCGTGTCTTCTGTGGACACAGTCGTCACCTCACCAAGCAAAACTCCCACCAACCAAGGCTTAGGTCAGCTCCAGCCATCCTCTATCGCCTACCACAACCGCAGCAACAACAATGCCCACAATGGTCACCTCCTCCACGACAACCAGCTTGACTACTATGAGGTGCTGCAGGGTAGTGGTACTCAGAAAGAAGGCTCGGCAAAGGTTGTCAGTCAGAATCCCTCCTTCCTGGATGTGAAGCTGGCTCGAACACTGCCGGTGATCCATAGCTGCTCAGACAGACCAAGTGACAGAAAGACAGGCCCTACCTCTCCTGTTAAACCAAAAAGACCCTTTGTAGAGTCCAATGTATAG